The genomic stretch AGGTGGGCCAGGACGACGCCGGCTACCGCTTCCGCGCCGTCAGCGTCCGGCCCGGCACGGGCGCCCGGGGCCAGGCGGAGACGGCGAACCCGGCGTTCGAGAAGGCCCTGGCCGGCGTGCTGGTGAAGTTCCTGTCACTCAACGCCACGGTGGTGGCGGAGACGACGCCCGCGGGGGCCACCGTCTTCATCGACGGCGTGAAGGTGGGCTCCACGCCCTTCACCACGGAGGTACTGCCGGGTGAGCACACCTTCCGCTTCGAGCTGGCTTCGCACCTTCCGAAGGAAGAGACGCGCGTGATGAGCTCGCGCCAGCAGGTGAAGCTGGACGCCGCGCTGGAGAAGGTGCCCGCGCGGCTGGTGGTGAAGGCGCAGCCGGAGGGCGCGGAGATTCGCGTGGACGGCCAGCCGGTGGGGACCACCGCGGTGGACCAGGGCATCCAGCCCGGCACGCGCATGGTGTCGCTGACGCTGGACGGCTACGAGCCCCACGAGGTGAAGGCGGAGATCGCGCCCGGCGGGACATACACGCTGGAGCACGCGCTGACGCCCACCTCCATGCAGTCCTTCAAGCTGGCCATGCGCCGCCGCAAGGAAGCCACCATGGCGCGGCAGAGCTACCTGGAGGCCTCGTTCGAGATGCAGCGCCTCACGGGCACGTCGCTGGCGTCCCAGCCGCTGAGCACCTCGGAGGAGTTGGAGAGCCTGCGCACCCGGGACGTGCGCGCGCCGGGCTCGCGCAACCTGCGCGGCGTGGGCGTCGAGTACGGCCGATACGGGCAGTTCTTCGGCGTCATGCTGGTGGGCGCCACCTACGCCTCCACTGGCGACACATGGACGCTGGGCATCGACGTACCGCCTGGCGTGGGCGGCGTAGGGCCGGACGGCGTGTCGTCGCTGGACACGCAGGTGCAGGCAGTGTCGCTGCGCGCGCTCCAGCCGCAGCTGCGCTACGTGCTCGGGCCCGTGTCCTTCGCCATCCAGGTGGGACTGGAGGGTCGAGGACTGCTGGTGAAGGAACGCGCGGGTGACGCGGCCATCTTCAAGGACGGCCTCTACGCGCTGGACCTGCACGCGTCCGGACAGGCCACCGCGCGCATCTTCGTGTACGAGGGCCTGTACGCCTCCGTCGCGTACCAGCACAGCTTCACGCTGCTGAAGAAGATTGCCGGAACGAGCAACATTCGCGGAGGGCTGGGCTATGCGTTCTGACCTGCGGCGCCTGACGTGGGCTTGTGTGCTGCTGACGTGTGGCCTGTCCCTGGCCGAGCCCCTGGTGGGGCCCTCCGTCGGCCGTGGCGATGCGCTGCTGGCCGAGGGCACCCGCCTCTACAACAAGCGCAAGCACAAGGACGCGGCGGAGGTTTTGCTCCAGGCCACGCGCGCCAATCCGTCCCTGCTGCCCACCTACCTGGGCCTG from Myxococcus xanthus encodes the following:
- a CDS encoding PEGA domain-containing protein; this encodes MFVSCLLSVSLALSAGAAPGMPPGTQAPTPSHTLWLVQALYPGQDALLQRTEEGIAALIPQDVQAEQLIGRGALAMHLKGQGGDLRCVSGEARCREPLEAYLESLGLERVVLVQVGQDDAGYRFRAVSVRPGTGARGQAETANPAFEKALAGVLVKFLSLNATVVAETTPAGATVFIDGVKVGSTPFTTEVLPGEHTFRFELASHLPKEETRVMSSRQQVKLDAALEKVPARLVVKAQPEGAEIRVDGQPVGTTAVDQGIQPGTRMVSLTLDGYEPHEVKAEIAPGGTYTLEHALTPTSMQSFKLAMRRRKEATMARQSYLEASFEMQRLTGTSLASQPLSTSEELESLRTRDVRAPGSRNLRGVGVEYGRYGQFFGVMLVGATYASTGDTWTLGIDVPPGVGGVGPDGVSSLDTQVQAVSLRALQPQLRYVLGPVSFAIQVGLEGRGLLVKERAGDAAIFKDGLYALDLHASGQATARIFVYEGLYASVAYQHSFTLLKKIAGTSNIRGGLGYAF